Proteins from one Mesotoga infera genomic window:
- a CDS encoding J domain-containing protein: protein MPDYYEVLGVRPDASDEEIKSKYRELVKMYHPDRHTNNPLQSLAEQKMKEINEAYEVLGNPEKRRQYDGGNASVASSRYSSSTASSYEALIAQATGDLSQRLWERAVQLCTKAIGMNPSRYEAYAIRGMARYQQNNHNNAIEDLNAAISRGGREEAIYAYLAFSSAELGRHADAISAINKAIEMGGRNPNYLAFLAIQYETIGYKEEARAAWDEVRRIDPNNEMLRRRDQTWRVGGTYIDKKDAGTAAACATCVLLDLLFNCC, encoded by the coding sequence ATGCCTGATTATTACGAAGTCCTCGGGGTCAGACCCGACGCTTCGGACGAAGAGATAAAGAGCAAATATCGCGAACTGGTGAAGATGTACCATCCGGATAGACATACCAACAACCCACTCCAGTCGCTGGCCGAGCAGAAGATGAAAGAGATAAACGAGGCCTACGAGGTACTGGGCAACCCTGAAAAACGCCGCCAGTACGATGGCGGCAATGCCAGCGTAGCCTCCTCGCGGTACAGCTCCTCTACGGCCTCCAGCTATGAAGCTCTGATCGCACAGGCCACAGGGGATTTATCCCAAAGACTATGGGAAAGGGCCGTCCAGCTTTGCACAAAGGCCATCGGTATGAACCCCTCCCGCTACGAAGCCTACGCCATAAGAGGAATGGCCCGCTACCAGCAAAACAACCACAACAACGCCATCGAAGATCTGAACGCCGCCATATCCAGAGGTGGGAGGGAAGAAGCGATCTATGCATATCTGGCCTTCAGCAGTGCCGAGCTCGGCAGACACGCAGATGCCATCTCGGCAATAAATAAGGCTATCGAAATGGGCGGGAGAAACCCGAACTACCTGGCCTTTCTGGCCATCCAGTATGAAACGATAGGCTATAAAGAAGAGGCGAGAGCCGCATGGGATGAGGTAAGAAGGATAGATCCCAACAACGAAATGCTGAGACGACGCGATCAGACATGGAGGGTCGGTGGAACGTACATAGATAAGAAAGATGCCGGCACCGCCGCGGCCTGCGCCACATGCGTCCTGCTGGACCTGCTGTTCAACTGCTGTTGA
- a CDS encoding DUF5685 family protein, protein MLGYFRPGAALSAQSKRQYRIIYCSLCHSLRNTYGRRAALLLQNDPLFFALQSGFMPPVDEEKVIKKRCVMQPKRVEVLVSSPEVFEPLADLSLITVLFARWDKELDERRGVKSRLFDTLFRGVFAKLGAKLRQRGIPLDGLKRECMKNLELERKEASNPLERLEGFVRFASKLIAEFFTSAGKVERSLEIAREMLRVMYLIDALEDYHSDRRHGDFNVLFGHEGPNLAEYVEDSVYSSLEAIPLSGKFGTDRCLTEIIDSTFSFVVGKLALAREKYNKGVKDA, encoded by the coding sequence TGCTCGCTCTGTCATTCTCTACGAAATACCTACGGCAGGAGGGCCGCACTTCTTCTTCAGAACGACCCGCTCTTTTTCGCGCTTCAATCTGGCTTCATGCCTCCGGTGGACGAAGAAAAGGTCATTAAAAAAAGATGTGTGATGCAACCTAAAAGAGTCGAGGTTCTGGTCTCCAGCCCTGAAGTCTTCGAACCTCTGGCCGACCTCTCGCTTATAACTGTTCTCTTCGCCAGATGGGACAAAGAGCTGGATGAGAGGCGGGGAGTGAAATCCAGGTTATTCGACACGCTTTTCAGAGGTGTTTTTGCAAAGCTCGGAGCGAAACTCCGACAGAGGGGAATCCCACTCGACGGATTGAAGAGGGAGTGTATGAAGAATCTCGAGCTCGAGAGGAAGGAGGCGTCGAATCCGCTAGAGAGGCTGGAAGGATTCGTCCGATTCGCTTCGAAGCTAATAGCCGAATTCTTCACGTCGGCCGGAAAGGTTGAACGAAGCCTTGAGATCGCCCGGGAAATGCTCAGGGTCATGTATCTTATCGACGCTCTTGAAGACTACCATTCCGATAGAAGACACGGCGATTTCAACGTACTTTTCGGTCACGAAGGACCGAACCTTGCCGAGTACGTCGAAGATAGCGTATACTCTTCACTGGAGGCGATTCCCCTCAGTGGAAAGTTCGGCACCGACCGGTGCCTCACAGAAATAATCGACAGCACTTTTTCCTTCGTAGTCGGCAAACTTGCCCTCGCGAGGGAGAAGTACAACAAGGGGGTTAAAGATGCCTGA